GCGGTGATCGGCGCCTTACTGCTGAGCGCCATCAGCTTCGCGCTCAACCTCTTCGTCAACGATGCCGGCCACGTGCAATACCTTTACGTGGAACGGATCGATCACAGGTGAGCCACGGCGCAAGCCGGCCTGGATGCTTAGCACAGGTCGGCCAGCGCGCCCCGGATATCCGGATAGCGAAAGGTGAAGCCGAGCTGCGTGGCGGCGCGTGGCAGCGCCCGCTGGCTGGCGAGCAAGATCGCCGACATCTCCCCCAGGGTTAGGCGTAGGGCGAACGCGGGGACCGGCAGGATCACGGGCCGGTAGAGGACCTTGCCGAGGGCTGCCGTGAAGACCGCGTTGGTCACCGGCGCTGGCGCGACGCCGTTGATGGCTCCGGTGGCGTTCCCGTCACCAATCACGGAAACGAACAGACTGACGAGATCGTCCAGATGGATCCAACTCATCCATTGCCGCCCCGAGCCGAGACGGCCGCCGAGCCCGAGCCGGAACGGGAGCAGCATTTTTTGCAGCGCGCCGCCCTCCTTGCCAAGCACGACGCCGATACGCACCACGACGGTGCGCACGCCCAGCTTCTCGGCCGCGAAGGCCTCCTGCTCCCACGCCGTGCAGACCTCGGCAAGAAAGTCGTTCCCTGGCTGCGACTGCTCGTCCAGTTGCTCGTCGCCGCGGTCCCCGTAGTAGCCGATCGCCGAGGCCGAAATCAGGGCGCGTGGCCGTGCCTCGCTTGGCACGGTGGCGATAGCGCGGACGAGGGCGCGGGTGCCGCCGAGGCGCGAGTCGCGAATGGCCTGCTTGCGAGCGGGCGTCCACAGGTGGTCCGCCACGCCTTCGCCCGCCAGATGGACGACGGCGTCTGCCCCGCGGATCACCGCTGGGTCGGGACCCGCGGCGGGGTCCCACGGCTCGCAGGCGCACCGAGCCGGCAGCGCCGCGTGCGCCCGCTCCAGGTTACGAGTGAGCGCGACGATCTCATGCCCTTCGGCGATGAGCCGGCGGACAAGTGCCCGGCCGACAAACCCGGTTGCCCCCGTGATCACGACTTTCATCGGTTGCCCTGCCTTTCCGTTGCCCCTCCGGAGAGCGGAGACGCAGTTGCGAATGGGTCGCGATTCTTGTAGCCAAGATGAGTCTACCCGCACGATTTGTGTCGTAACATATGGCCGAACTCAATAAGACCTACGATCCCGCTGCCGTGGAAGACAAGTGGTACGGCTTCTGGGAACAACGAGGCTATTTCTGCGCCGACGAGACGCGGTCAGGACCTCGATTCTCCATCGTGATCCCACCGCCCAACGTCACCGGCGTGCTCACCATGGGGCACGTGCTCAACAATAGCCTGCAAGACGTCCTCGTGCGCTTCAAGCGTATGGACGGCCACGTGACCCTCTGGCTGCCCGGCACCGATCACGCCGGCATCGCCACACAGAACGTGGTCGAGAAGCAACTGGCGGCGGAGGGCCTCACGCGCCACGATCTCGGCCGCGAGCAGTTCGAGCAGCGCGTCTGGGCCTGGAAGGAACGCTACGGCAGCACCATTCTGCTGCAGCTGAAGAAACTCGGCTGCTCCTGCGACTGGCGGCGTGAACGCTTCACCATG
The DNA window shown above is from Candidatus Binatia bacterium and carries:
- a CDS encoding TIGR01777 family oxidoreductase; translation: MKVVITGATGFVGRALVRRLIAEGHEIVALTRNLERAHAALPARCACEPWDPAAGPDPAVIRGADAVVHLAGEGVADHLWTPARKQAIRDSRLGGTRALVRAIATVPSEARPRALISASAIGYYGDRGDEQLDEQSQPGNDFLAEVCTAWEQEAFAAEKLGVRTVVVRIGVVLGKEGGALQKMLLPFRLGLGGRLGSGRQWMSWIHLDDLVSLFVSVIGDGNATGAINGVAPAPVTNAVFTAALGKVLYRPVILPVPAFALRLTLGEMSAILLASQRALPRAATQLGFTFRYPDIRGALADLC